One Vallitalea pronyensis genomic region harbors:
- a CDS encoding DUF4127 family protein, translating into MSKIIVIPLDERPCNAIYPIQLSHMSPNTVVVPPIALLGHKKQPANIEAIHNWLLKEAKEATAIVVAFDMLLYGGIIPSRLHNNDVATLSHRLNILFKIKENNPQIKIYGYSLIMRNPSYSSNDEEPDYYEEWGEAIHMRGVYEHKKLLGTLTSHEVSKLESIQKTMPLAYYEDYTHRRHTNKIMNKKIVQLKKQGIVDELVIPQDDSSPYGLTKQDQLEMIQYIKDAHLENDILIYPGADEVSLTLLARLITHKEKTFLIYPYYRHVEGKNIIPLYEDRPLSMSVEAQIKSAGCQLALTLEEADAVLFLNNTNGSMLDLLPHLQEDSRYDHVSLQEFLNHVEDYDGTKGIADVYYTNGSDTCLIQGLQERALLFTVHGYAGWNTSSNTLGTAISMLVMHHFYGHNPQHLRHKNMNLAHRYVEDYLYQAKTRDEIIHHKLDQYHCTYFRVDGPQGQVAGDVGHRLEEEIELLFADTPYNIYLRQCLLPWERMFEVQVDLTLDTPLKTIGIDLGGTQIKGAVVCEDGYVMQEECIPTHAQEGRQGILSQLCTVVESLMEAHTVSAIGIGTAGRVNTETGQIIYATDNLPGWQGVGLKACMEKAYNIPTFVDNDGNTALLGEMWLGAGKHYKDAVMITLGTGVGGAIFQKGDILRGAHYHGGELGHMTLYRHGKECNCGRQGCVEQYLSGTALIKSAQEAISPHIKHGKEFMMYYKENDQRAVKIMHRLIEDMQAFIADLEVIIDPECIIIGGGVMESAHLWWHLLEDKQPYIQAQLLPARLGNHAGYMGAAWMALQQIKSRCKS; encoded by the coding sequence ATGAGTAAAATAATTGTTATACCATTAGATGAAAGACCATGTAATGCTATTTATCCAATACAATTGTCTCATATGAGTCCAAATACGGTTGTTGTTCCCCCCATAGCATTATTAGGGCACAAGAAACAACCAGCCAATATAGAAGCGATACACAATTGGCTATTGAAAGAAGCAAAGGAAGCTACTGCCATAGTAGTCGCTTTTGATATGTTATTATATGGTGGCATCATACCTTCTAGATTACATAATAATGATGTGGCTACATTATCCCATAGACTTAACATCCTATTTAAGATAAAAGAAAATAATCCTCAAATTAAAATATATGGTTATTCGTTAATCATGCGTAACCCTTCCTATTCAAGTAACGATGAAGAACCTGATTATTATGAAGAATGGGGAGAAGCCATTCATATGCGCGGTGTATATGAGCATAAGAAATTATTAGGCACATTAACGTCTCATGAAGTATCTAAACTAGAATCCATCCAAAAAACAATGCCATTAGCCTATTACGAAGATTATACACACCGTAGGCACACCAACAAAATAATGAATAAGAAAATTGTCCAGCTTAAGAAACAAGGCATAGTTGATGAATTGGTCATACCTCAAGATGATTCATCACCTTATGGGCTGACTAAACAAGATCAACTTGAGATGATTCAATATATCAAGGACGCCCATTTAGAAAATGACATTCTTATTTACCCAGGTGCAGATGAAGTATCGTTAACGCTATTAGCAAGGCTGATAACCCATAAAGAAAAAACATTTCTGATCTATCCTTATTATCGACATGTAGAAGGCAAAAATATTATACCGCTCTATGAAGACCGTCCATTAAGCATGTCTGTTGAAGCCCAAATAAAGAGTGCAGGTTGTCAACTAGCATTAACCTTAGAAGAAGCAGATGCGGTGTTATTCCTAAATAACACCAATGGATCAATGTTAGACCTTTTACCTCATTTACAAGAAGATTCCCGTTATGATCACGTATCTTTACAGGAATTCTTAAATCATGTGGAGGATTATGATGGAACAAAAGGTATTGCAGATGTGTATTATACTAACGGATCAGACACATGTCTTATACAAGGGTTACAAGAAAGGGCACTGTTATTTACTGTCCACGGGTATGCTGGATGGAATACCTCATCTAACACACTAGGTACCGCCATTAGCATGCTGGTTATGCATCATTTCTATGGTCATAACCCACAACATCTTCGTCATAAAAATATGAATCTTGCCCATCGGTATGTAGAGGATTATCTCTATCAAGCTAAAACAAGAGATGAGATAATACACCATAAGCTAGACCAGTATCATTGCACCTATTTTCGTGTAGATGGACCACAAGGTCAAGTTGCAGGTGATGTGGGTCATCGTTTAGAAGAAGAAATAGAGTTATTATTCGCCGATACGCCTTATAACATATATTTAAGACAGTGTTTGTTACCTTGGGAGCGTATGTTTGAAGTTCAAGTAGACTTAACACTTGATACCCCCTTAAAGACAATAGGTATTGACTTAGGTGGTACCCAAATAAAAGGTGCTGTTGTATGTGAAGATGGCTATGTGATGCAAGAAGAATGCATACCTACTCACGCCCAGGAAGGTAGACAAGGTATTCTTAGCCAACTATGCACAGTTGTCGAATCATTGATGGAAGCACATACGGTAAGTGCAATTGGTATTGGGACAGCTGGACGTGTAAACACAGAAACAGGGCAGATAATCTATGCAACAGATAATCTACCTGGATGGCAAGGGGTTGGATTAAAGGCATGTATGGAAAAGGCATATAACATACCAACTTTTGTGGATAATGATGGTAACACAGCACTATTAGGTGAAATGTGGTTAGGAGCTGGGAAACATTACAAAGATGCGGTCATGATTACATTGGGTACAGGTGTGGGAGGAGCAATATTTCAAAAAGGTGATATTCTTAGAGGAGCTCACTATCATGGCGGTGAATTAGGCCATATGACCTTATATCGACACGGAAAGGAATGTAATTGCGGTCGTCAAGGATGTGTGGAACAATATTTATCAGGCACAGCGTTGATAAAAAGTGCTCAAGAAGCAATTAGCCCCCATATAAAACATGGTAAAGAATTCATGATGTATTATAAAGAAAATGACCAAAGAGCTGTAAAAATCATGCATAGGCTAATAGAAGATATGCAGGCATTCATTGCTGATTTAGAGGTTATTATTGATCCAGAATGTATCATTATAGGTGGTGGTGTTATGGAATCAGCTCATCTATGGTGGCATCTTTTAGAGGATAAACAACCGTATATACAAGCTCAATTGTTACCTGCTAGGTTAGGTAATCATGCTGGATATATGGGTGCAGCTTGGATGGCATTACAACAAATAAAAAGTAGGTGTAAATCATGA
- a CDS encoding FAD-dependent oxidoreductase has translation MKAYDVVIIGASLGGTIAAYQCCKAGKKVLLIEETDWIGGQLTSQAVPPDEHPWIEEEGCTKTYRQLREAIRAYYRKHYPNGQEEGYKNPGNGWVSRITHEPIVAVQILESWLQPYVKNGQLDICYHHKIVDGVTKVIHGSKPMTEIQELTMEHLWTKACTKVKGKIYLDATDQGDLFPIIGEDYHVGSDGKMFQEELGEVTPNPLDLQPITWVACLEKTEAIQKPIHKPKNYEAIRNKLLPMKASYYHQLSWFGPDSNTQSLHTFKMYGHEKGNHPALWSYRRIIDPKRLGDNKGCERSLINWPQNDYIDGNIIENMHIDEHKEAAKELSLSLVYWLQTEAERPDGGKGYPHLRLSGDALGTKDGLAKAPYIREGRRLDAEFIVKEQDIKPKKKGQRVASFEDTIGVGYYHLDLHMTTQTNRFMYDTCLPFEIPLGIMVSKKMNNCIPASKNVGTTHITNSCFRVHPCEWNIGEVAGLLAVYCINHGLSVQEIYHDKNKLVAFQAYIEREGIQLHWSFN, from the coding sequence ATGAAGGCGTATGATGTAGTGATTATAGGCGCTAGCTTAGGTGGAACCATAGCTGCCTACCAATGTTGTAAAGCTGGTAAAAAAGTTTTATTAATAGAAGAAACAGATTGGATAGGAGGGCAGTTGACGTCGCAAGCTGTTCCCCCTGATGAACACCCTTGGATTGAAGAAGAAGGCTGCACAAAAACCTATCGACAATTACGTGAGGCTATTAGAGCCTATTATAGAAAACATTATCCAAATGGCCAGGAAGAAGGTTATAAAAATCCAGGTAATGGGTGGGTAAGTCGTATTACACACGAACCCATTGTTGCTGTACAGATTTTGGAGTCATGGTTACAGCCCTATGTAAAGAATGGTCAATTGGATATTTGTTACCATCATAAAATAGTGGATGGGGTAACAAAAGTTATCCATGGATCAAAGCCCATGACAGAAATACAAGAGTTGACCATGGAGCATCTATGGACAAAGGCATGTACAAAAGTAAAAGGCAAGATATACCTGGATGCTACGGACCAAGGTGATCTCTTTCCTATTATTGGTGAGGATTACCATGTGGGATCAGATGGTAAGATGTTTCAAGAAGAACTTGGTGAAGTAACACCAAATCCACTTGATTTACAACCCATTACGTGGGTAGCTTGCTTAGAAAAAACAGAGGCCATACAAAAACCAATTCATAAGCCCAAGAATTATGAAGCCATTCGTAATAAGTTATTGCCCATGAAGGCAAGTTATTATCATCAATTAAGTTGGTTTGGTCCTGACTCCAACACGCAAAGTCTTCATACATTTAAAATGTACGGTCATGAAAAAGGGAATCATCCAGCCCTTTGGTCTTATAGAAGAATCATTGATCCTAAACGGTTAGGTGATAATAAGGGTTGTGAACGATCGCTTATTAACTGGCCACAAAACGATTATATAGATGGAAACATCATTGAAAATATGCATATTGATGAACATAAAGAAGCAGCCAAGGAGCTAAGCTTATCATTGGTTTATTGGCTTCAAACAGAAGCTGAACGACCTGATGGAGGAAAAGGCTACCCTCATTTAAGATTGTCGGGTGATGCTTTAGGAACAAAGGATGGTTTGGCAAAAGCTCCTTATATAAGAGAAGGTAGGCGCTTAGACGCTGAATTTATAGTTAAAGAACAAGATATAAAACCCAAGAAGAAAGGGCAACGCGTGGCTTCTTTTGAAGATACTATTGGGGTGGGTTATTATCACTTAGATCTTCATATGACGACTCAAACAAATCGTTTTATGTATGATACATGTTTACCATTTGAAATTCCATTAGGTATTATGGTTTCTAAAAAAATGAACAATTGTATTCCAGCATCCAAAAATGTAGGAACAACACATATCACGAATAGCTGTTTTCGCGTGCATCCTTGTGAATGGAATATTGGAGAAGTAGCTGGACTATTAGCCGTATATTGTATCAATCATGGATTAAGTGTACAAGAAATATACCATGACAAAAACAAGTTAGTCGCATTTCAAGCATACATTGAACGAGAGGGTATACAGTTACATTGGTCATTCAATTAA
- the ylxM gene encoding YlxM family DNA-binding protein: protein MKTIFEKTLLYDFYGELLTDHQKEIYERYHLDDLSLGEISEQLKISRQGVYDTVKRCDKLLENYENKLQLVNKFLRNKEKVNQVSKYVEEVLKELSEEQMTCEETVGKVAEIRKICQKILEDL, encoded by the coding sequence TTGAAGACTATTTTTGAAAAGACATTACTCTATGATTTTTATGGTGAGTTACTGACAGATCATCAAAAAGAAATCTATGAACGCTATCATTTGGACGATCTTTCTCTAGGAGAAATATCTGAACAACTTAAGATTAGTCGTCAAGGTGTATACGATACAGTTAAACGTTGTGACAAGCTATTGGAGAATTATGAAAATAAGTTGCAATTGGTGAATAAGTTTTTAAGGAACAAAGAAAAGGTAAATCAAGTTTCTAAGTACGTTGAAGAAGTGCTTAAGGAACTATCAGAAGAACAGATGACGTGTGAAGAAACAGTTGGCAAAGTAGCAGAGATTCGGAAGATATGCCAAAAGATACTAGAAGACCTATAG
- the ffh gene encoding signal recognition particle protein, with amino-acid sequence MAFESLSDKFQNIFANLKKKGKLNEQDVKLAMREVKLALLEADVNFKVVKRFINDIKERAVGQEVMESLTPGQHVIKIVNEELIKLMGEEKVDLTTSSEPPTIYMMVGLQGAGKTTTTAKLAGMLKKNGKKPLLAACDIYRPAAIKQLQVVGEQVGVPVFTMGDKNKPVNIAKAAIEAAKSNGQNVVIVDTAGRLHIDQDMMDELIEVKEEIRPQEVLLVVDAMTGQDAVNVAENFNEKIGIDGVILTKLDGDTRGGSALSVRAVTDKPIKFACIGEKLTDIEVFHPERMASRILGMGDVLTLIEKASEAIDAKKAAEMERKFRKAEFTFDDFLEQMQQVKKMGSLGDIMSMLPGMNKQLKDVEVDDKEISKVEAMIYSMTLEERNNPAVINPSRKRRIAKGSGNPIQDVNRFIKQFEQAKKMMKQMSGMMKGKGKKGLLNKFPFMG; translated from the coding sequence ATGGCTTTTGAAAGTTTGTCAGATAAGTTTCAAAATATATTTGCGAACCTTAAGAAAAAGGGGAAATTAAATGAGCAAGATGTAAAACTTGCTATGCGGGAAGTAAAACTTGCCCTATTAGAAGCAGATGTTAACTTCAAAGTTGTTAAGCGTTTTATAAATGATATTAAAGAGCGAGCAGTTGGCCAAGAGGTCATGGAAAGCTTGACACCTGGTCAACATGTCATCAAAATTGTGAATGAAGAACTCATTAAATTAATGGGTGAAGAAAAAGTGGATTTAACCACTTCCAGTGAACCGCCTACAATCTATATGATGGTTGGCTTGCAGGGTGCTGGTAAAACAACAACAACGGCTAAATTAGCAGGTATGTTAAAGAAAAATGGTAAAAAGCCACTATTAGCAGCTTGTGATATCTATCGTCCAGCAGCCATCAAACAGTTGCAAGTGGTTGGTGAACAAGTGGGTGTACCTGTTTTTACAATGGGGGATAAAAACAAGCCTGTTAACATTGCAAAAGCAGCCATAGAGGCGGCTAAGTCAAATGGACAAAATGTTGTCATTGTGGATACAGCAGGACGTCTTCATATTGACCAAGATATGATGGATGAACTAATTGAAGTAAAAGAAGAAATAAGACCTCAGGAAGTATTGTTGGTTGTTGATGCCATGACAGGTCAAGATGCTGTTAATGTAGCTGAGAATTTTAATGAGAAAATTGGCATTGATGGTGTGATTTTAACAAAGCTTGATGGGGATACAAGAGGTGGATCGGCTTTATCTGTTAGAGCCGTTACAGACAAACCTATTAAATTTGCTTGTATTGGTGAGAAACTTACAGATATCGAAGTGTTTCACCCTGAGAGAATGGCCTCTCGTATTCTAGGTATGGGTGATGTGTTAACCCTTATAGAAAAAGCTTCGGAAGCCATTGATGCTAAGAAAGCCGCAGAGATGGAAAGGAAATTCAGAAAAGCAGAATTTACCTTTGATGATTTTCTTGAGCAAATGCAGCAAGTAAAGAAAATGGGTTCATTAGGTGATATCATGTCCATGCTTCCAGGAATGAATAAACAGCTAAAAGACGTGGAAGTGGATGATAAAGAAATATCAAAAGTAGAAGCCATGATTTATTCCATGACCCTTGAAGAAAGAAATAACCCTGCTGTGATTAATCCTTCAAGGAAGCGTAGAATAGCCAAGGGTTCTGGTAATCCCATTCAAGATGTTAACCGCTTCATCAAACAATTTGAGCAAGCTAAGAAAATGATGAAACAGATGAGTGGTATGATGAAAGGCAAAGGTAAAAAAGGATTATTAAACAAATTTCCTTTTATGGGCTAA
- the rpsP gene encoding 30S ribosomal protein S16 — protein MAVRMRLKRMGAKKAPFYRIVVADSRSPRDGRFIEQVGYYDPTKNPIDLKINEEVANKWLSNGAQPSDTVKRLLKQAGVVK, from the coding sequence ATGGCAGTAAGAATGCGTTTAAAGAGAATGGGTGCAAAAAAAGCTCCTTTTTATAGAATTGTAGTTGCTGATTCAAGATCACCAAGAGATGGTCGTTTTATTGAGCAAGTAGGTTACTATGATCCAACCAAGAATCCAATTGACTTAAAAATTAACGAAGAAGTTGCTAACAAGTGGTTAAGCAATGGTGCTCAGCCTTCTGATACAGTTAAAAGATTATTAAAGCAAGCTGGCGTTGTAAAGTAG
- a CDS encoding KH domain-containing protein, translated as MKELVEVIAKSLVDNPDDVRVNEIEGERSIILELKVAPDDMGKVIGKQGRIAKAIRTVVKAAATKEEKRVVVEILQ; from the coding sequence ATGAAGGAATTAGTAGAAGTTATCGCTAAATCATTAGTCGATAATCCTGATGATGTAAGAGTAAATGAGATTGAGGGAGAACGTTCAATCATCTTAGAATTAAAAGTTGCACCTGACGATATGGGAAAAGTTATTGGAAAACAAGGTAGAATTGCTAAAGCTATAAGAACTGTAGTTAAGGCGGCAGCAACAAAAGAAGAAAAAAGAGTTGTTGTTGAAATTTTACAGTAA
- the rimM gene encoding ribosome maturation factor RimM (Essential for efficient processing of 16S rRNA), whose product MDYFNIGKIVNTHGIKGAVKILPLTDDPKRFELLKQVFIEHRGKVDAYTIDHIKYFKNMVIIQFKEVEDMDQAEALKQAIIKIPRELALPLEEHEYYVQDLIGVVVNTEEGQQLGKIKDIIFTGSNDVYVVQKEGKKEILIPALKTCIKQVNMEDKTMTVVLMKGLIEE is encoded by the coding sequence ATGGACTATTTTAATATTGGTAAAATCGTAAACACCCATGGTATAAAAGGAGCAGTTAAGATTCTTCCATTAACGGATGACCCTAAACGATTTGAGTTGCTTAAACAGGTTTTTATTGAACACCGTGGTAAGGTAGATGCGTACACCATTGACCACATTAAGTATTTTAAAAACATGGTCATCATTCAATTCAAAGAAGTAGAGGATATGGATCAAGCAGAGGCTCTTAAACAAGCCATTATTAAAATACCAAGAGAGCTTGCACTGCCACTAGAGGAACATGAATATTATGTACAAGACCTTATCGGTGTTGTGGTTAATACAGAAGAAGGACAACAGCTTGGCAAGATTAAAGACATTATCTTTACGGGAAGTAATGATGTGTATGTGGTTCAGAAAGAAGGAAAAAAAGAAATTTTAATACCAGCCCTAAAAACGTGTATTAAGCAGGTGAACATGGAAGATAAAACCATGACTGTTGTACTCATGAAAGGGTTGATTGAAGAGTGA
- the trmD gene encoding tRNA (guanosine(37)-N1)-methyltransferase TrmD — MKYTILTLFPDMIKQGLNTSIMGKAQEKKLIQIEAVNIRDYAYNKHKQVDDYPYGGGAGMVMQPEPIYEAYKSVIEDGNKTPRVIYLTPQGKPFNQTMAREFSKEEELIFLCGHYEGVDERVIDRIVTDEVSIGDYILTGGELAVMVMIDAISRLIPDVLSNETSAEIETFDDNLLEYPQYTRPAVFMDDRVPDVLLSGHHKNIDVWRRQQSLIRTYHKRPDLLETANLTEADRKFLDKYCK, encoded by the coding sequence GTGAAATATACCATCTTAACCTTATTTCCTGATATGATTAAACAAGGGCTTAATACCAGCATTATGGGAAAGGCTCAAGAAAAAAAGTTAATCCAAATAGAAGCTGTTAACATTAGGGATTATGCTTATAATAAACATAAACAAGTGGATGATTACCCTTACGGTGGTGGTGCGGGTATGGTCATGCAGCCAGAACCAATCTATGAAGCGTATAAAAGTGTTATAGAAGATGGTAATAAGACACCACGTGTTATCTATCTTACACCACAAGGAAAGCCCTTTAATCAAACCATGGCACGAGAATTTTCAAAAGAAGAAGAACTGATTTTTCTATGTGGTCACTATGAAGGTGTTGATGAGCGGGTAATTGACAGGATTGTTACCGATGAAGTATCCATAGGTGATTATATCTTAACAGGTGGAGAACTAGCTGTCATGGTTATGATTGATGCCATATCAAGGCTTATACCTGATGTTTTATCCAATGAAACATCAGCAGAGATTGAAACATTTGATGATAATTTATTGGAATACCCTCAGTATACAAGACCAGCTGTGTTTATGGATGATAGAGTCCCAGATGTATTGTTATCAGGGCATCATAAGAACATTGATGTTTGGCGGAGACAACAATCACTCATCCGGACGTATCATAAAAGGCCAGATTTGCTTGAAACAGCGAATTTAACAGAAGCAGACAGGAAATTCTTAGATAAATATTGCAAATAG
- the rplS gene encoding 50S ribosomal protein L19 produces the protein MNDIIRKIEQDQLREKALTEFNVGDTIRVYANIKEGTRERIQMFEGVVLKRQNGGNRETFTVRRISYGVGVEKTWPLHSPNIDHIDVIRRGKVRRARLHYLRDRIGKAAKVKELIR, from the coding sequence ATGAACGATATAATACGTAAAATTGAGCAAGATCAATTAAGAGAAAAAGCTTTAACAGAATTTAATGTAGGAGATACAATTCGTGTATATGCCAACATTAAAGAGGGAACTCGTGAAAGAATCCAGATGTTTGAAGGTGTTGTACTTAAGCGCCAAAATGGTGGTAATCGTGAAACATTTACAGTGAGAAGAATTTCTTATGGTGTAGGTGTAGAAAAAACGTGGCCATTACATTCACCAAACATTGATCATATCGATGTGATTAGACGTGGTAAGGTTAGAAGAGCTCGTCTTCATTACTTAAGAGACAGAATTGGTAAAGCTGCTAAGGTTAAAGAATTAATTAGATAG
- the lepB gene encoding signal peptidase I translates to MKDSLGKEILSWILDIGIVIVAVLLITTFVFQKTSVIGQSMEPTLHNGDHVIIDKISYRFTSPKQYDIVVFPYKKKPSQSYIKRIIGLPGDEVNIKDGQVYINGEKLEEKYDLIDEGKMGNRDYPLIVPEGEYFVMGDNRNHSSDSRYSDVGTINREDIIGKAGLRIWPLKDFGFVK, encoded by the coding sequence ATGAAGGATTCTTTAGGCAAAGAGATATTGAGTTGGATACTGGACATAGGGATTGTCATTGTTGCTGTATTACTTATTACAACATTTGTTTTTCAAAAAACCAGTGTTATTGGGCAATCTATGGAACCAACACTTCATAATGGCGATCATGTGATTATTGACAAAATTAGTTATCGTTTTACGTCTCCTAAACAGTATGATATTGTGGTATTTCCATATAAGAAAAAGCCATCACAAAGCTATATTAAACGCATCATTGGTTTACCAGGTGATGAGGTGAACATAAAAGATGGTCAGGTATACATTAACGGTGAAAAACTAGAAGAAAAATATGACCTTATTGATGAAGGCAAGATGGGTAATCGTGACTATCCACTAATTGTACCAGAAGGCGAATATTTTGTTATGGGTGATAACCGTAACCATAGTTCAGATAGTCGCTATTCAGACGTTGGTACCATTAACCGGGAGGATATTATTGGTAAAGCTGGTCTAAGAATATGGCCTCTTAAGGACTTTGGTTTTGTGAAATAA
- the ylqF gene encoding ribosome biogenesis GTPase YlqF, with protein sequence MNIQWYPGHMTKAKRMMQENIKLVDVIIELVDARIPISSQNPDMANIAGQKPRIVVFNKIDLADPARTNAFIKWYEERGASVVLVNAKSGKGINQVMSKALEVCKEKIERNRKRGLINKPIRAMVAGIPNVGKSTFINKLVGKASAKTGNKPGVTKGKQWIKLKKDVELLDTPGILWPKFEDQQVGINLAFIGSIRDEILDTSELALMLITYLKEHYEDLLIKRYQLENISQKEPIEILETIAKNRHFIQSGNALDLNKASKILLDEYRNGVLGRITLETVG encoded by the coding sequence ATGAACATACAGTGGTACCCAGGACATATGACCAAAGCCAAGCGTATGATGCAGGAGAACATAAAGCTGGTTGATGTTATTATTGAATTGGTGGATGCAAGAATCCCCATTAGTAGTCAAAATCCAGATATGGCTAACATCGCAGGACAAAAACCACGTATTGTTGTGTTTAATAAAATAGATTTAGCCGACCCAGCTCGAACAAATGCTTTTATTAAATGGTATGAAGAAAGAGGAGCAAGTGTTGTCTTGGTAAATGCTAAGAGTGGTAAAGGTATTAATCAAGTGATGAGTAAAGCTTTGGAAGTTTGCAAAGAAAAAATTGAACGTAACCGTAAACGGGGATTAATTAATAAACCTATACGAGCCATGGTGGCTGGCATTCCCAATGTGGGAAAGTCCACGTTTATTAACAAACTGGTTGGGAAAGCCAGTGCTAAGACCGGAAACAAACCAGGTGTCACCAAAGGTAAACAATGGATTAAACTAAAAAAAGACGTGGAATTATTGGATACACCAGGTATTTTATGGCCTAAATTTGAGGATCAGCAGGTGGGTATCAACTTAGCGTTCATTGGTTCTATAAGAGATGAGATACTGGATACAAGTGAACTTGCATTAATGCTTATAACGTACCTAAAAGAGCATTATGAAGATTTACTTATAAAACGCTATCAGTTAGAGAATATATCCCAGAAAGAGCCTATTGAAATACTTGAAACCATTGCAAAAAACCGTCATTTCATTCAATCAGGTAATGCACTTGATTTGAATAAAGCATCAAAAATACTATTAGATGAATATAGAAATGGTGTTCTTGGTAGAATAACATTAGAAACAGTTGGGTAA
- a CDS encoding HDIG domain-containing metalloprotein, whose protein sequence is MYSKLFKDISQHLMEDDQPSRFIKRLLREQEGNVLIEKLSRLKAIKQNPKYHPEGSVFNHVMEVVDHGAKVKHKSLHPEVFMWAALLHDIGKLTTTKVRKGRITAYGHDEKGAILAKKLLDVLTEDKVLIQEVESLVRWHMQPFFVVKDLPFGDIKAMIGDVSVGEVALLSLCDRMGRGPLTKQNMEEAIIMEITFLDKCKVHLHHHNHEKHLEDIKNYLNNHARHHLSSK, encoded by the coding sequence ATGTATTCAAAACTTTTTAAGGATATAAGTCAGCACCTCATGGAGGATGATCAACCTTCTCGATTTATAAAAAGGCTCCTTCGGGAGCAAGAAGGCAATGTACTTATAGAAAAGCTGTCCAGGCTTAAGGCGATAAAACAAAACCCAAAATATCATCCAGAAGGTAGTGTTTTTAACCATGTCATGGAAGTGGTGGATCATGGGGCAAAAGTAAAACATAAGAGTTTACATCCAGAAGTGTTTATGTGGGCAGCTCTATTACACGATATTGGGAAACTTACCACCACTAAGGTTAGAAAAGGAAGGATAACGGCTTATGGCCACGATGAAAAAGGAGCAATCCTTGCTAAGAAGCTATTAGACGTTTTAACGGAAGATAAGGTGCTCATACAAGAAGTAGAAAGTCTGGTACGTTGGCATATGCAGCCTTTTTTTGTTGTAAAAGACCTACCCTTTGGGGATATTAAAGCTATGATAGGTGATGTATCTGTAGGAGAAGTTGCTTTACTATCCCTATGCGACCGTATGGGTAGAGGTCCATTGACAAAGCAGAACATGGAAGAAGCTATAATCATGGAAATAACGTTTCTTGATAAATGTAAGGTTCATTTGCATCATCATAACCATGAAAAACATCTTGAAGACATAAAAAACTACTTAAACAATCATGCGCGTCACCATCTAAGTTCAAAATAA